Proteins encoded together in one Dechloromonas sp. HYN0024 window:
- the ppsA gene encoding phosphoenolpyruvate synthase encodes MEPLVLPFEKLRMTDVDKVGGKNSSLGEMISQLADTGVRVPGGFATTAQAYRDFLAQSGLDAKINAVLDALDVDDVNALVKAGAEIRQWIMDTPFPMDLTIAITEQYQRLVADSTTDMSFAVRSSATAEDLPDASFAGQQETFLNIVGLENILHAIKEVFASLYNDRAISYRVHKGFIHADVALSAGIQRMVRSDKGAAGVMFTLDTESGFRDAVFVTSSYGLGETVVQGAVNPDEFYVHKPMLEAGKHAVVRRNLGSKMIKMTFSTEKVAGKSVVTEDVEESLRHQFSLNDAEVMELARYAQIIEKHYGRPMDIEWGKDGIDGKLYILQARPETVQSQAGAGKVEKFKLKSFSKVLASGRAIGQKIGVGPVRIVKDPKEMDQVKPGDVLVADMTDPNWEPVMKRASAIVTNRGGRTCHAAIIARELGIPAIVGCGDATETLTEGEIVTASCTEGDTGHVYRGKLDYEISSRDISAMPDVPVKVMMNVGNPELAFEFAQLPNAGVGLARVEFIINNVIGIHPKAILDVERLPSSKREEIKRRARGYASPKEFFVEKLVEGVSTIAAAFWPNPVIVRLSDFKSNEYRKLLGGELYEPEEENPMLGFRGASRYIAQSFRDCFEMECRAMKKVREEMGLTNVQLMVPFVRTVGEGQAVVDLLAEHGLKQGENELKLIMMCEIPSNALLAEDFLKIFDGFSIGSNDLTQLTLGLDRDSGLVANLFDERDPAVKMLLSMAISAANKMGKYIGICGQGPSDHPDLAEWLMDQGINSISLNPDTVVDTWTRLATHKKG; translated from the coding sequence ATGGAACCGCTCGTCCTACCGTTTGAAAAACTCCGCATGACCGATGTCGACAAAGTCGGCGGCAAGAATTCGTCGCTTGGCGAAATGATCAGCCAGCTGGCCGATACCGGCGTCCGCGTTCCCGGCGGCTTTGCCACGACGGCTCAGGCCTACCGCGACTTCCTCGCCCAGTCCGGCCTCGATGCCAAGATCAACGCCGTCCTCGACGCGCTGGATGTCGATGACGTGAATGCGCTCGTCAAGGCCGGTGCCGAGATTCGCCAGTGGATCATGGACACCCCCTTCCCGATGGACCTGACCATCGCCATCACCGAGCAGTACCAGCGCCTCGTCGCCGACTCGACCACCGACATGTCCTTCGCCGTGCGCTCCTCGGCCACCGCCGAAGACTTGCCGGACGCTTCCTTTGCCGGCCAGCAGGAAACCTTCCTCAACATCGTCGGCCTCGAAAACATCCTGCACGCCATCAAGGAAGTCTTCGCCTCGCTCTACAACGACCGCGCCATTTCCTACCGTGTGCACAAGGGCTTCATTCATGCCGACGTCGCGCTGTCGGCCGGCATCCAGCGCATGGTGCGCTCCGACAAGGGCGCCGCCGGCGTCATGTTCACGCTCGATACCGAATCCGGCTTCCGTGACGCCGTCTTCGTCACTTCCAGCTACGGCCTTGGCGAAACTGTCGTTCAGGGTGCCGTCAATCCTGACGAGTTCTACGTGCATAAGCCCATGCTCGAAGCCGGCAAGCACGCCGTCGTGCGCCGCAACCTCGGCTCGAAGATGATCAAGATGACCTTCTCGACCGAAAAGGTCGCCGGCAAGTCCGTCGTCACCGAAGATGTCGAAGAATCCCTGCGTCACCAGTTCTCGCTTAACGACGCCGAAGTCATGGAACTCGCCCGTTACGCCCAGATCATTGAAAAGCACTACGGTCGTCCGATGGACATCGAGTGGGGCAAGGACGGCATCGACGGCAAGCTCTACATCCTCCAGGCCCGTCCGGAAACCGTGCAGTCGCAGGCCGGTGCTGGCAAGGTCGAGAAGTTCAAGCTCAAGTCCTTCTCCAAGGTGCTGGCTTCCGGTCGCGCCATTGGCCAGAAGATCGGCGTCGGCCCGGTCCGCATCGTCAAGGACCCGAAGGAGATGGATCAGGTCAAGCCGGGTGACGTGCTTGTCGCCGACATGACCGATCCGAACTGGGAACCGGTCATGAAGCGTGCTTCGGCCATCGTCACCAACCGTGGTGGCCGTACCTGTCACGCCGCCATCATCGCCCGCGAACTCGGCATCCCGGCTATCGTCGGTTGCGGCGATGCGACCGAAACGCTGACTGAAGGTGAAATCGTCACCGCCTCCTGTACCGAAGGCGATACCGGCCACGTCTATCGCGGCAAGCTCGATTACGAAATCTCCTCGCGTGACATCTCGGCCATGCCGGATGTCCCGGTCAAGGTCATGATGAACGTCGGCAACCCCGAACTCGCCTTCGAATTCGCCCAGCTGCCCAACGCCGGCGTCGGTCTCGCCCGCGTCGAATTCATCATCAACAACGTCATCGGCATCCACCCCAAGGCGATCCTCGACGTCGAGCGTCTACCGTCGTCGAAGCGCGAGGAAATCAAGCGCCGCGCCCGTGGCTACGCCTCGCCCAAGGAGTTCTTCGTCGAAAAGCTGGTCGAAGGCGTGTCCACCATCGCCGCCGCCTTCTGGCCGAATCCGGTCATCGTCCGCCTCTCCGACTTCAAGTCCAACGAGTACCGCAAGCTCCTCGGCGGCGAACTCTACGAGCCGGAAGAGGAAAATCCGATGCTCGGCTTCCGTGGCGCCTCGCGCTACATCGCCCAGTCCTTCCGCGACTGTTTCGAGATGGAATGCCGCGCCATGAAGAAGGTTCGCGAAGAAATGGGCCTGACCAATGTGCAACTGATGGTGCCGTTCGTCCGCACCGTCGGCGAAGGCCAGGCTGTCGTCGATCTGCTGGCCGAACATGGCCTGAAGCAGGGCGAGAACGAACTGAAGCTCATCATGATGTGCGAAATCCCGTCCAACGCGCTGCTCGCCGAAGACTTCCTCAAAATCTTCGACGGCTTCTCGATCGGCTCCAACGACCTGACCCAGCTCACCCTCGGCCTCGACCGTGACTCCGGCCTCGTCGCCAACCTCTTCGACGAACGCGACCCGGCCGTCAAGATGCTGCTGTCGATGGCGATTTCTGCTGCCAACAAGATGGGCAAGTACATCGGCATCTGCGGCCAAGGCCCGTCCGACCACCCCGATCTGGCCGAATGGCTCATGGATCAGGGCATCAACAGCATCTCGCTGAATCCGGATACCGTGGTCGACACGTGGACGCGTCTGGCGACGCACAAGAAGGGCTGA
- a CDS encoding ATP-dependent DNA helicase — translation MSSLPEIFSPEGPLARAISGYRVRDQQVDMAERIAAAIKGCSVFIAEAGTGTGKTFAYLVPALQSGGKVIVSTGTKTLQDQLFNKDLPMVRDALKAPVKIALLKGRANYVCPYHLQHAIADGRFLTREDAADARRISVFAKTTQSGDKAECIEVSENSPVWGHVTSTRDNCLGQECPDYKECFVMQARREAMAADLVVVNHHIFFADVMLRDEGMAELLPACNTVIFDEAHQLPEVATLFFGDSISTAQVLDLARDSRAEGLTSARDCLALPEGSKKLEKAAKDLRLAVGIDSGRFSYGQLQEKPEFEPALKVLEEEVAAFAALLETQAERAEGLEKCWQRATELDQRLTQWQQVSDLGYVRWAEAFTHSLQLNSTPLDVAEIFRKQMGGHPRAWIFTSATLAVQGKFHHYCSELGLGEPDSACWHSPFNYDKQAILYAPLGMPDPNAWNYTDTVVEAAWPAVKAANGGAFFLCTSLRAMRRTHELLKAKLEDENIDMPLLVQGEGSKNDLLQRFRHHGNSILVGSQSFWEGVDVRGEALSLVVIDKIPFAPPDDPVLSARIEQMKREGRNAFMEYQLPRAVINVKQGAGRLIRDENDKGVLMMCDPRLISKPYGRRVWQSLPPMKRTRELQVVLDFFANR, via the coding sequence TTGTCCTCCCTCCCGGAAATATTCTCTCCCGAAGGCCCTCTGGCCCGCGCCATCAGTGGCTACCGCGTACGCGACCAGCAGGTCGATATGGCCGAGCGCATCGCTGCCGCCATCAAGGGCTGCTCGGTCTTTATCGCCGAAGCCGGCACCGGTACGGGCAAGACTTTCGCCTACCTCGTTCCGGCCTTGCAGTCAGGCGGCAAGGTGATCGTGTCGACCGGCACCAAAACCTTGCAGGACCAGCTTTTCAACAAGGATCTGCCGATGGTCCGCGATGCCCTCAAGGCGCCGGTCAAGATCGCCCTGTTGAAGGGCCGGGCCAACTACGTCTGCCCCTATCATCTGCAACATGCCATTGCCGACGGCCGCTTCCTGACCCGCGAGGACGCCGCCGACGCCCGCCGTATCTCGGTCTTCGCCAAGACCACGCAGAGCGGCGACAAGGCCGAATGTATCGAGGTTTCGGAGAACTCCCCGGTGTGGGGCCATGTCACCTCGACGCGCGACAACTGCCTCGGCCAGGAATGCCCCGACTACAAGGAATGCTTCGTCATGCAGGCGCGGCGCGAGGCCATGGCGGCCGATCTGGTGGTGGTCAATCATCACATCTTCTTCGCCGACGTCATGCTCCGCGATGAAGGCATGGCTGAACTGCTCCCCGCCTGCAACACGGTGATCTTCGACGAGGCACACCAGTTGCCGGAAGTGGCGACGCTGTTTTTCGGCGACAGCATTTCGACGGCGCAGGTCCTCGATCTCGCCCGCGACTCCCGCGCCGAAGGCCTGACCTCGGCCCGCGATTGTCTGGCTTTGCCGGAAGGCAGCAAGAAATTGGAAAAAGCGGCCAAGGACTTGCGTCTGGCTGTCGGTATCGACAGTGGCCGCTTCTCCTACGGCCAGTTGCAGGAAAAGCCGGAATTCGAGCCGGCCCTCAAGGTGCTGGAAGAAGAAGTTGCGGCCTTCGCCGCCTTGCTCGAAACCCAGGCCGAACGGGCCGAAGGGCTGGAGAAGTGCTGGCAGCGCGCGACGGAACTTGATCAGCGCCTGACCCAATGGCAGCAGGTCAGCGATCTTGGCTACGTGCGCTGGGCCGAAGCCTTTACCCATTCGCTGCAACTCAATTCGACGCCGCTCGATGTCGCCGAAATTTTCCGCAAGCAGATGGGCGGCCATCCGCGGGCGTGGATCTTCACCTCGGCCACCCTCGCCGTGCAGGGCAAGTTCCACCATTACTGCTCTGAACTCGGGCTTGGCGAGCCGGATTCGGCCTGTTGGCACAGTCCGTTCAATTACGACAAGCAGGCCATCCTCTACGCGCCGCTGGGCATGCCTGACCCGAATGCCTGGAACTACACCGACACAGTGGTGGAGGCCGCCTGGCCAGCCGTCAAGGCAGCCAACGGTGGGGCCTTCTTCCTGTGCACCAGTCTGCGCGCCATGCGCCGCACGCACGAACTGCTCAAGGCCAAGCTGGAAGACGAAAACATCGACATGCCGCTGCTGGTCCAGGGCGAGGGCAGCAAGAACGACCTGCTGCAACGCTTCCGCCATCACGGCAACTCGATACTCGTCGGTAGCCAGAGCTTCTGGGAAGGCGTCGATGTGCGCGGCGAGGCGCTGTCGCTCGTCGTCATCGACAAGATTCCCTTCGCCCCGCCCGACGACCCGGTGTTGTCGGCGCGTATCGAGCAGATGAAGCGCGAGGGCCGCAATGCCTTCATGGAGTACCAGTTGCCACGCGCCGTGATCAACGTCAAGCAGGGGGCCGGTCGCTTGATCCGCGACGAGAACGATAAGGGCGTCCTCATGATGTGCGATCCCCGACTCATATCAAAGCCGTATGGTCGTCGTGTCTGGCAAAGTCTGCCCCCGATGAAGCGGACCCGTGAATTGCAGGTCGTCCTCGACTTCTTCGCCAACCGGTAA
- a CDS encoding LutB/LldF family L-lactate oxidation iron-sulfur protein, which produces MNAQPIHFKPAEGFRARSKAVVDNPFLRQSFRGAMDFLMSKRAAQFPDAEELESLRTLGESIRQYNLGKLPTLLEQLEANLTRNGIQVHWAETPDEANAIILDICHARRARLMVKGKSMVSEEIELNHAAEAAGIDALESDMGEYIVQLAGEKPSHIIMPAIHKTKQEIAQLFADKVEGVDYTDNVDALIQIGRNVLRQKFLEADIGLSGVNFAVAETGTLCLVENEGNGRMCTTAPPVHIAITGIEKIVEKLEHIPPLLSLLTRSATGQNISTYFNMISSPRKAGEKDGPSEVHLVLLDNGRSQAYADEQLRKTLQCIRCGACMNHCPVYTRIGGHAYGTTYPGPIGKIISPHMLGLEATSTMATASSLCGACGEVCPVKIPIPDLLMRLREEAFSAPHANPAMVGQGAAYSGVISAIWAGWAAVYRSPALYGVVTWLGSRFGWLMPSRQGPWTSVRVPLKPAPKRLRDMLRERG; this is translated from the coding sequence ATGAACGCCCAGCCAATTCACTTCAAGCCGGCCGAAGGTTTCCGCGCCCGCTCTAAAGCGGTGGTCGACAATCCTTTCCTGCGCCAGAGTTTCCGTGGCGCCATGGATTTCCTGATGAGCAAGCGCGCCGCCCAGTTCCCCGACGCCGAGGAACTGGAAAGCCTGCGCACGCTGGGCGAAAGCATCCGCCAGTACAACCTCGGCAAACTGCCCACCTTGCTCGAACAACTCGAAGCCAACCTGACGCGCAATGGCATCCAGGTGCATTGGGCCGAAACGCCTGACGAAGCCAACGCCATCATTCTCGACATCTGCCACGCCCGCCGGGCCAGGCTGATGGTCAAGGGAAAGTCGATGGTCAGCGAAGAAATCGAACTCAACCATGCCGCCGAAGCCGCCGGCATTGACGCGCTTGAGTCGGACATGGGCGAATACATCGTCCAACTGGCCGGCGAAAAGCCGTCGCACATCATCATGCCGGCCATCCACAAGACCAAACAGGAAATCGCCCAGCTCTTCGCCGACAAGGTCGAAGGCGTCGATTACACCGACAACGTCGATGCGCTGATCCAGATCGGTCGCAACGTGCTGCGCCAGAAGTTTCTCGAAGCCGACATCGGCCTCTCCGGTGTCAATTTCGCCGTCGCTGAAACGGGCACGCTGTGCCTGGTCGAAAACGAAGGCAATGGCCGCATGTGCACCACCGCACCGCCGGTCCATATCGCCATCACCGGCATCGAGAAGATCGTCGAAAAGCTCGAGCACATCCCGCCCCTGCTCTCGCTCCTGACCCGCTCGGCCACCGGCCAGAACATCTCGACCTATTTCAACATGATCTCCAGCCCGCGCAAGGCTGGCGAAAAGGACGGTCCGAGCGAAGTACATCTGGTCCTCCTCGACAATGGCCGTTCACAAGCCTATGCCGACGAGCAATTACGCAAGACACTGCAATGCATCCGCTGCGGGGCGTGCATGAATCACTGCCCGGTCTATACGCGAATTGGCGGCCACGCCTACGGCACAACCTATCCCGGACCCATCGGCAAAATCATTTCGCCACATATGCTGGGGCTGGAGGCGACATCGACGATGGCGACGGCTTCGTCGCTGTGTGGTGCTTGCGGTGAAGTCTGTCCGGTCAAGATTCCGATTCCCGATTTGCTCATGCGACTGCGCGAAGAAGCGTTCTCGGCACCGCATGCGAATCCGGCGATGGTTGGTCAGGGTGCAGCCTATAGCGGCGTAATTTCGGCTATTTGGGCGGGATGGGCGGCGGTTTATCGGTCTCCGGCCCTGTATGGCGTTGTGACCTGGTTGGGAAGTCGGTTTGGGTGGTTGATGCCATCGCGGCAAGGCCCTTGGACTTCGGTTCGGGTTCCTTTAAAGCCAGCACCCAAGCGGTTGCGGGATATGTTGCGGGAACGCGGGTGA
- a CDS encoding lactate utilization protein C, with protein MSARDRILAKLKAAPLLPKPEPDVAAWFSTHRRTEFKAEKAARFRHFIELAHAEVHTVSRSGWLQKLREVLDAKGIEKLLVADSTAHGEAALDELPRHGIECQTYDLAIEAWKTEMFHATPASLTAARAAIAETGTLILWPDAAEPRLMSLVPPVHIVLLDASKIYNTFYEAMQSEGWTQSLPTNALLISGPSKTADIQQTLAYGAHGPKELVVLMIGDEQ; from the coding sequence ATGAGCGCCCGTGACCGCATCCTGGCCAAACTCAAGGCCGCCCCCCTACTCCCCAAGCCGGAACCCGATGTCGCAGCCTGGTTCTCAACGCACCGCCGGACCGAATTCAAGGCTGAGAAAGCCGCTCGCTTCCGCCACTTCATCGAACTGGCCCATGCCGAAGTCCATACCGTTTCGCGCAGCGGCTGGCTGCAAAAATTGCGGGAAGTCCTCGACGCGAAGGGGATAGAAAAGCTGCTCGTGGCCGACTCAACGGCCCATGGCGAGGCTGCGCTGGATGAGTTGCCACGGCATGGTATCGAATGCCAGACCTACGATCTGGCCATCGAAGCCTGGAAAACCGAAATGTTCCACGCCACGCCGGCCAGCCTGACCGCCGCCCGTGCCGCCATTGCCGAAACCGGCACATTGATCCTCTGGCCGGACGCCGCCGAGCCACGCCTGATGTCGCTGGTGCCGCCCGTGCATATTGTCCTGCTCGATGCCAGCAAGATTTACAACACCTTCTACGAGGCGATGCAGAGCGAAGGCTGGACTCAGAGCCTGCCGACCAACGCCCTGCTCATCTCCGGACCCTCCAAGACAGCCGACATCCAGCAGACACTGGCCTATGGCGCACACGGTCCGAAAGAATTGGTGGTGTTGATGATCGGAGACGAACAATGA
- a CDS encoding 2'-5' RNA ligase family protein: protein MFEGTHTLCNVRRDFPEWHLGRSPYVFWAFDVDVPAVRERVGRAGAHLDGCLLDGYSRQPHVTLDLCGFSSVEPLHEDEFSAELLVRQCAALSRAQIPIFEIEVGGLESFSSAPYLVVADRQRRIAAVRACLAVDGQPRLFGDYVPHVTVGLYGGEWPVDTVRARLAAFPAGDRITCRIERLSLMAYQPSEVGGPLSCIADYWLASGEMRWRDKLFA, encoded by the coding sequence GTGTTCGAAGGTACGCATACCTTGTGCAATGTCCGCCGGGATTTTCCCGAGTGGCATCTGGGCCGTTCACCGTATGTGTTCTGGGCGTTTGATGTTGATGTGCCGGCCGTTCGCGAGCGAGTAGGGCGGGCCGGAGCACATCTGGATGGATGCTTGCTCGATGGCTATTCTCGCCAGCCGCATGTCACGCTCGATCTGTGCGGTTTTTCCTCTGTCGAGCCGCTGCACGAGGATGAATTTTCGGCCGAACTGCTGGTGCGCCAATGCGCGGCGCTGAGTCGGGCGCAGATACCGATTTTTGAGATTGAGGTTGGTGGTCTGGAGAGTTTTTCCTCCGCACCTTATCTGGTTGTTGCCGATCGACAGCGACGGATTGCCGCCGTGCGCGCCTGTCTGGCTGTTGATGGTCAGCCACGCTTATTCGGCGACTATGTGCCGCATGTCACGGTTGGCCTGTATGGCGGGGAATGGCCGGTTGATACGGTGAGGGCTCGGCTGGCGGCCTTTCCGGCGGGTGATCGAATAACTTGCCGGATCGAGCGACTCAGCCTGATGGCTTATCAGCCTTCTGAAGTCGGTGGGCCACTGAGTTGTATTGCCGATTACTGGCTGGCGTCTGGCGAGATGCGCTGGCGGGACAAGCTGTTCGCTTAG
- a CDS encoding (Fe-S)-binding protein — protein MNRPESAAPRPTDVYFFATCVVDQFFPGAGMDAITLLEREGIRVHFPEEQTCCGQPAYTSGFPDEARKVAAHQLTLFPENWPVVVPSGSCAGMMKHHYPTLFAADPVRKAQAEALSLRIYELTDFLVNVLNFQPEDKGGDCTVVLHTSCSARREMGVHLTGRKLLGGLNKVTLAQQDHESECCGFGGTFSVKQPEISGAMVEDKVKALKASGAERVVSADCGCLMNILGHAAWKDQQAGLTKPTLPGEHIASFLLRRTSK, from the coding sequence ATGAACCGACCGGAATCCGCAGCACCACGGCCTACCGACGTTTATTTTTTTGCCACTTGTGTCGTAGACCAGTTCTTCCCCGGCGCCGGAATGGATGCGATCACCCTGCTCGAACGAGAAGGTATCCGCGTTCACTTTCCGGAAGAACAAACCTGTTGCGGCCAACCGGCCTACACCAGCGGCTTCCCTGACGAAGCACGCAAGGTAGCAGCGCATCAACTGACACTATTCCCCGAAAACTGGCCGGTCGTCGTGCCCTCCGGCTCCTGCGCCGGCATGATGAAGCACCACTACCCGACGCTGTTCGCCGCCGACCCGGTGCGCAAGGCGCAGGCCGAGGCCCTGTCTTTGCGCATATATGAACTGACCGACTTTCTCGTCAATGTCTTGAACTTCCAGCCGGAAGACAAAGGCGGCGACTGTACCGTCGTTCTCCACACATCCTGCTCGGCCCGGCGCGAAATGGGCGTCCATCTGACCGGGCGCAAGTTGCTTGGCGGTCTCAACAAGGTCACCCTCGCCCAGCAGGATCACGAATCCGAGTGCTGCGGCTTCGGCGGCACCTTCTCGGTCAAGCAGCCGGAGATCTCCGGCGCCATGGTCGAAGACAAGGTCAAGGCGCTCAAGGCAAGCGGCGCCGAGCGCGTCGTCAGCGCCGACTGCGGTTGCCTCATGAACATCCTCGGCCACGCCGCCTGGAAAGATCAACAGGCTGGCTTGACCAAACCCACCCTGCCGGGCGAACACATCGCCAGCTTCCTGCTGCGGAGGACTTCCAAATGA
- a CDS encoding GntR family transcriptional regulator: MPLNKVQVPRISDAVAASLERRILEGSLKPGDRLPPERELATEFGVSRPSLREAIQKLASKGMVQSRQGGGTTVTDRLESTFFDPWQEMMGSHPNLREDMLEFRRMIEGQAAEWAAERATEADLTRLGQCFAALNAAFSHENMDQRSDADIAFHQAVGEAAHNALLGHLSSALLRLMHDNIRLNLGELKTVPAAGNLLKSQHAAIYDAIVARKPQAARAAAETHIDFVRETLAQTLRSVARRETAARRLSPDFSESTS, from the coding sequence ATGCCCCTCAATAAAGTGCAGGTCCCGCGTATTTCCGATGCCGTTGCCGCTTCGCTGGAGCGCCGCATCCTGGAAGGCTCGCTCAAGCCGGGCGACCGCCTGCCGCCGGAGCGTGAGCTGGCGACCGAGTTCGGTGTTTCGCGTCCGTCGCTGCGTGAAGCCATTCAGAAGCTGGCTTCCAAAGGCATGGTGCAGAGTCGGCAGGGTGGGGGTACTACCGTCACCGACCGCCTTGAGTCGACTTTCTTCGACCCCTGGCAGGAAATGATGGGCAGCCACCCCAACCTGCGCGAAGACATGCTCGAGTTTCGCCGGATGATTGAAGGTCAGGCCGCCGAGTGGGCTGCCGAGCGCGCAACCGAAGCTGACCTGACGCGCCTTGGTCAGTGCTTTGCCGCGCTCAATGCCGCCTTCTCACATGAAAACATGGACCAGCGTTCCGATGCGGACATCGCCTTTCATCAGGCAGTTGGCGAGGCAGCCCACAATGCGCTGCTCGGCCACCTGTCCTCGGCCCTGCTGCGCCTGATGCACGACAACATCCGCCTGAATCTCGGCGAACTGAAGACCGTACCGGCTGCCGGCAACCTGCTGAAGAGCCAGCATGCCGCCATCTACGACGCCATTGTGGCGCGCAAGCCGCAGGCCGCCCGTGCTGCCGCTGAAACGCACATCGATTTCGTCCGCGAAACCCTGGCCCAGACGCTACGCAGCGTCGCCCGCCGCGAAACGGCGGCGCGTCGCCTGAGTCCTGATTTTTCCGAATCCACTTCCTGA
- a CDS encoding RNase H family protein, with translation MPKRRKKKIVRVIHPSAGPLPARLTPLYVGQLLVFSDASQKRQGGLAAILFDDPDGEPLVESRSVPVTGSNELELQAALFAISEAGRHFPGRPFALFSDNQDAVIRLNRGKTEGLAQDPVLRGLVEASGLADSLKAATICWIKGHGSCRGNILADLHAAEAAR, from the coding sequence ATGCCGAAAAGACGAAAAAAGAAAATTGTCCGCGTCATTCATCCATCGGCCGGCCCCCTGCCCGCCCGACTCACCCCGCTCTACGTCGGCCAGCTACTGGTTTTCAGCGATGCCAGCCAGAAAAGACAGGGTGGACTGGCCGCCATTCTGTTCGACGATCCCGATGGGGAACCGCTGGTTGAATCCCGTTCGGTGCCCGTCACCGGCAGCAACGAACTCGAACTGCAGGCGGCGCTGTTTGCAATCAGCGAGGCCGGGCGGCATTTCCCGGGCCGGCCGTTCGCCCTGTTTTCAGACAACCAGGATGCGGTGATCCGCCTCAATCGCGGCAAGACCGAGGGGCTGGCGCAGGATCCGGTATTGCGGGGGCTTGTGGAAGCATCCGGCCTCGCCGACTCACTGAAAGCCGCAACGATCTGCTGGATCAAGGGGCACGGCAGTTGCCGGGGCAATATCCTGGCCGACCTGCATGCAGCGGAAGCGGCCCGCTAA